The Cryptomeria japonica chromosome 9, Sugi_1.0, whole genome shotgun sequence DNA segment aatgcattaaattgaatatataatagatctatgaagtttcattgaaagtttttattaagttttgtgcacaaattttatatttaaagattcaatagtatgtacatgtatatttttttaagtttaatattatattatatttcatgtgtatctcattcaacaacatagaaatgttactatttataaatgtttttttttaagctaaaatagattcttctttgacatagagttgtatataattcatgcatatctttatatatgtaggagctctttgttatcatgcttgtctttgacatagatgaactattaggtgaaaatcccccaccacaacccccacctccaccaccaccaccaccaccaccaccaccaccacctccacctccaccccatagattggatgaaattagtttaagagaatgaattaatggaAACCTataagtgattgaacaaaatattgctgctatccaaaatgagccaatcatgccaccccatcttctagagtttccAAAATCAATGTAAACTTTTGTCGAGTTAGTTAGatttgttgattctcaattagatcaatttcatagatgacgacaagagttgcgtgatttttatgctgatggtttaacttataggcaaatcactgatctgaaaataaccaaagctcatttatgtccatattttactaacccaaaaataagagaaccaatgcaacctaaccagaaaagaacttcaattaggtggtgtgtgcatccagaaatggctagacacttttgggatagatggtggatggtttttgattatccaccacatcataattatgaggtccctttttattttttgaagaaattatactgtgagtttttaatgaaccaaaaaccaaattattttgacattaagtcattccagggtgttggtcatggaatgccacaacatagattaggggcacggagtaataatcccctaccatagttccacttgttgctccattgattcctgcagatgtccaaaatacattattcattttgacattagatgatttgacttccctcataggtaacctgagtgagcaagctgctcataTGGCATccactcctcgatggatgccacatatgtgtttgagttgtcatgagacgtgtgtaggtcctactgctgaTGCGGGATCTGCTTTAGTTCCAGTTGAGCATGATTCAACAGATGATAATATGATGACATAATATATTGATTTTCTTTTCTCAGATGATCATCTTGACtgggtatagatatatatacatgtacatgtcaatattTTAATAATTCactaaatataggtataaattaagtgcatgcctttttttatacaatctaatacttcattaaataaattttgtttgtgtagataaggactacacctaatattagagtcaatattgcatctactggaacacaactcggcacaccttatggggtatagtataaatttctatctagacattgtactatctttttaagttaatatgttattatcatatactatataaattttcatgttgatacattgaatgcttctttctccaggattcaggtcatgagggatcctctacatcacatcgagaagagggtctgactactgtgacaccatctatggtatgtatcttataattcataaattaaatatgaaatcttacaacattgtaacttaacttgaaattatttagtacacatatatatgttcactaaatatgatttccttaaatgcatgtatgcaggtggacactaccattaggataggttatcctcataattttgatcagagccaatttgaatgcacatcaaCATCCTCTGAGgcattaatatgtaatacttaatttgatcttattttgactcttaatttaagatttaattggacactttgaatttgaccttgtataggagttagctagcactacatttggtgttgatactacaCAAGATACTGGTAGAAGAGATACTACTAGAGGatttgatgagcatatggtaagtttttaacttaatttatgaattctaactatatttgataaatgattcttttaatagttaatttcaagtactttaatattatttttttcttgtacagcatgagacgggtggatctggaccacgtcccggggacaagagaccacatgatgttattgatgatagcacttagattatattgtttatttggctctgatatgtactcttttatggactttacacacatactttatatatatagatagttgcataataggattagatcatatatattttgtgcatactttatatattttgtgcacattaaaTACTATGTTGAATTCATCATGTTACAAAccagatatatatatggattagatattaaatggattatgtggacttgaaattctactatttatttggctcttatatgtacttttttatggactttacacatttgtttacacgtgcacatactttatatatatggatagttgcataataggattagatcatatatattatctgcatactttatgtgcattgttcccattagatattatgtggacttgaaattatgtgaaattatattttgtgcacattagatcatatatattttgtgcatactttatatattatgtggacttgaaattttatttatggaagttgtgcttaaataactttatatggattatgtggacttgtaattttatttttagaattttatttaaatagttcttgtgattagataaactaaaggtatacatcatgaactaagtatcgaaacatatcttataattataacatattctaaattaaaaagtattaatcatcatagataagcaaaatatataatcaaatatataaataccattacaataataatgatgataatctagaaaagtatcaaaacaaatatattgaatagaacttgattaaaacataattatctcactcattaatttgaccaatagtctctcatttatgtattttacacaaaatgtaatcaagaagacatatctaaaataaaagaaatagtctatttaaattataataataaggatttacatctctcaaaatacaacataaattacatgcacaaacaatagtagtcattgaggccaagtctactctgagagacgtggaaaaaaaaatacacatgattagtttttataatcaggaagcattgaatttaaaatacaacataaagtatgcacaaccAATATAGTAGTCATTGaagccaagtctactctgagagacctggaaaaaataaatacagatgattagtttttataatcaggatgcattgaatttaaaatacaaagggatttgccttaagggtacaaaaatttaacttacttgtaattattcaaaatgaaacatgaactatgcacaaataactttgttttcatcgatgccttctacttgtggtagacctgaaacaaaattttactagattagattttataattatgatgcatgatttaaaatgctatatataatatgcatcacaaattttaaaagggaggtggattaagggttcaaattataacttgcTTCATTTTCATTCTCTTATACCATcttcatcctctctcttttgcaaagcatctataattgtctcgtgctcttgcatagagagagtccataattgtttattagtaggcctgccacgatatctatccaattttatattagtttccactaccaaatgcgagtaatgtataatcttcttctctaattcatagtcttcaaatgcgggcaatccattctttcttgttagatatttgcatagccaagtgccaacaacaaccacagaccctgttggatagtcataaccatcatcatctactcaaggagtggttagcttatgttttggctctaaacattgagccaaccaatactctgtcccctcttcattgtcctctggtgcaacaataacatagacatgtcctgcgcacaaaacaattttattttaatatttaatgagaaataaaagcAAAAATATACACTGgaagatttcataaatatgtactatttaataaatcaaaacaaatttcaaaaacaattttaccttgttgtataagatctgaaatgtgatcatagtcatttgatgcaaacatctgatccatatcttcatcagttctttcatgcggatcatttgcatctatgagtgtcaatgatctttgttgccatttttcaacccattctttattctcacaaaattcccaatctctagaaacacaaaactaacaaaagcaagcaagttgccttgtgaatggagtccatgtgtttgaattagaactcttaaacgaatgccatttagctaaTCCAacgatggtattacaatcatgccaaatatgaatactatcttcctctatcaaccagaagaaatgtcgaattgcagagttttcagttgatccttttgacaactttgacttGCACCAAtatacaactgcacgagcatctctgaattttgctgcatcctcgaatttcaattgttctttagcaagagctctttttacatagGAACCGGCTCCATCATGTTCCTCCTTACCATGTCCTGCTTCAaacaaactccataaatgttgaacattggttatcttgtgaactttgaaTAGCCAATAAAATATTCttgtatttttgaattgtccagtgcagttatttgaccatatcatatgttgtttcatgtcaatttctttttccttaagattatcataaaatacctcgaagcaatgctgaacaaaatctgaagagtgtaatcgattatcactaacatcaaaatgatactccctcaaaaaatttctattatcttctgtactgtcatggtcatgtctatatataatgtgcacaaatatggccactttcactgagttgtagtattgtgattgagtttcctcttgtggttttagagtataattttctgcaaaatccacaactgatactattgttccaactggaaatgtgttcttacatatgcgaaactgtccatcaagccatcgggcattttgggaatgtttcacatattttggaacaatatgagttttaaactcactaagaaatgcattcacactattttgttctgtaatcaattctaaacgtttccccatcttttcatcctttagagggtattctatatttttaaatctcctaacatcaaccattttttgtccaaactcatatgaaacatgttcatgcaaacattcacctatcaaagaatagttcccacataaattgcaaaggccataaatgcatgaactagaaagaaataattgttcattaggtggtttacaaaataaactttcaATAATCTTtaatagtttcaggtggaacataaacaccacaatcttgcacaagatcattaccatgcaacatacaatgtatatatcgaaaaacatcataatagtaatgaaactgaacatgagttttacaacaacaagatattctttgtttattgattttaacataccagggtttgcattttttaaatgatctttgactaatttgtaaattcatgaacatagattcatcactaaattttttaaagaattcagtttgagtcatgccaagaagatgttttggatgaggatcatgaatttttgatcccacccttaactttaaaacatctctagcatttgatgaaactctagtgttatcatgccaaaagtTAACAATTAATTgattagtttcatcatttaatttcatgtccgacctttgaagtctaccactaaaactccaataatggtttagtggatcaatttcaattgtgtctcttcttttggccgctcttgacaaggttatacgatgtaagttcaaatagaaacttatatcacttaacattcttttactaacaatcattttgtcaactatagcagtcgctataactctacgtgttgcattcttatctttagatcgacttctTTTTCTGATAGAATTGATGACATTGGCAAAAATAGATACAACtttcttatatgattcatcttttctttttggttttgcataaatacctatttttttcatgactttacgcatttttaatattttattaattgtagcattaattgacattggaatcctaactttttattatagaaaaattgtttatataatctgttcgcatgtgttctgatttgtctccaagaaactaacccattaagattatctagcacattgctatcaatagtaaacaaattacattcattttctttcagagagggtggtgtaatattttcaatttttttttctttttgtattggtgtatgaaatttatatccagcttcatttagaTCAGcgatttgattggcatcatagtcatcgggatttaaaaacataccaggattcgcatccacatgaacatttgcatcaacagtcataccggTGTCTGGTTCTACATTTCttccatccatcatgatgtcttcaatggtctcatctacaatgggaactgaactagatgcttcagaagtgttattcaattgttgttgttttgatcttcgatctctttggcattttgcctccttctctctttgtgcttgaatttcgtccgtTGTCATTGtcctcatttttttcttttgatgatgcttagaacccatctttacaaactcctcttcaaaaaatcgtgtaaaaatattaaaaagtactgccaaatgatgtaaaaaatctttgtcagtacggatttcaatgatagtttGGTAAATCGATCCAGTTtgtctttttttttacagtaatggtTATTTAGAAACAGGGGCTCATtattaaatccaacgggcaaaaaaaTGGAACGGGCCCCCGTTCAGTAGAATTTgaatccacaacccaccacttgccttGGGATTAGGCCCCAGATAGGCTtgtggccacacctgagacatgaacctacaaattcaaatctccatgaatgaaagcacaaatatgaacttctgaaatagtttacgtacCTCTAATCAAAGAAtgtttatatgaaattaaaacccattttagattatactgtctagattctaaatatttaaatttatttaaaaattgattattttaactattttcatttaatttatactaaatcgggtctataaatttgaaatattaactgattttgttaatttaataactttgttattttaatgaattttgaaaaaaaaattatgtcatcaatctacacaaaattattttctattttaaaacaaaaattaaaaaaatgttaagtttacgtcaaattatgtgggtcgtacatgtcaaatttttaaaaagataattacggccattaaaaaattaattaaaaaaaataatagaaaaaaaatacagaaaaatatgctcatcaatattcagtgtgttacaaaccatttcccaaaacggtttgagaaaataattttaattgtgtcaaaaagtgtgggtcatacacatgcatggtatggtcccgaaacaggcatttttaaaacatagtttttagaactccatttaaaaagttattttttgttATGTGGatgttaaaataaattacatatttggaaagtacactcagagggctatcttttatattactgactttttccaagattcaatctctaagtgtttcaaaatttaagctcaaatgagacaaaatctgaaaaatagggaaaacactttcactttttggccaaaaaatggactcatcttcttgcactgacccacccCTTTTATTGCATCATTTTTGTCTACTCTAGTCCTCAAATATAATTTGAACCCTTCTCTTTGGGCTTCTAACTCCTCCCTGGTAATTTTGGTTGATCTTTCCAAAGAACACTCAGAAGGAAAATGGGTATGTTTTTATAAACCTTCAAAGATCTTCATTGTGCTAGATAGTGAACATAGTGTTGATTCCTTGAGCTATGAGACTAATTCCACTTCTCACCCTGATTCCCCTAACTATATTTCCCCCTCTCAAAGAGGACTCTAATGAGTCAAAGGAAGTGCCCATTTATAAACCCAACTAGATGCAATGTATTTTTTGTTTCAAGCTCCAACACTAGATATAGGAGACTTGTAGGGCCTTCAATACACATATGGAACTTTCAAAGTGGCAAATGGCCTAGAAAATTTAGACTTTGGAGAAGTTGATTTTTAAGAAAACTCAAGACTAGTAGGAAGAAGATCTTCATAGTAAGGTGTGGCAACAAAATAAGATTATGGAAGACATATTTGAGAGCTAGAATGTGATTGCAGAGGAGATTTAGAACATCAAGAAAGAGGCTAAGTACCCCTAGCTGGAGGATGAGGTCAcaattttgaaagaaagaaaagagattCTATTAAGGAATATATGCAAATTTATGGATTATTGTAAGGACTTTATTAGAAATACAACCCTCACCATTCAAGTCCTCTAGAAAGAGTTGGACACTATAAATTTAAGAGAAAGAGAAGTATGGTAGTGTCTCTGGCTCAAGATAGCCTCCCCCAATAAATTCCAAAAAGACATAATTACTTGATCAAGCTCCCTAATTCCCCCACTCAAGCTAAAGAGGATGTTGTTAACCCCAATGCCTAAGGGTATCTCCTTTGAGGAATGACTAGATATCTTGTAGAAATAATGGTAGGTTGGTAAGGGGTTGAAGTCCCTTAATGATAATTAATAGCCTTGGTTCTCTGTTGGTCTTTTGTTTTAGgactattcttttctaaaaactctctatattttgatttttgatcAATATCACTCCTTGTGAGACTCATTTTGTTTGTCTTGATGGTTGTTATATAATGAGTTTGGATCCTTCCCTATGCTAATCTAAcaacactaaaataaaaaatatactaaCAAATTGTTGTAGGTAGATTCAAAAAGGAATAAAATAACTATGACAAATAACCTCTAATGCTACCATAATTCTTCATACATATTACAACAAGTCATGAAGCTACCAATTTTAACTTCTTAAAAAATATTAATGATAGAATGTATAGATGATAAATATTCAAATAGCGATGAATTTTGACATAATGTGAAACATTTTCTACTTCCCCATATGTTCAATGTTTTATAAAAGAAAATGATTAATAATAGTAGCACACTGGTTTGCCATACGCATGTTTCTCTTCAAACTAATTTTAATAGTTGTACAGACACTTGATGTGGAAAGGTTCTTCTTCAATTGGATTTGGAAGGGTTGCATCCCTTGAGATGAAATAAAGGAGGCATTCCACATGTTTCAGAAGAAACCCAATTTTAAACCGTCGTTGAATTCTCGAAGAATAACTATCTTGTGTGATAATACTTGCAAAAATGTCGAATGCAAATGAGAATGGTAAGCAAAAGCAGTATTCTggaatgaagaagaaaaacaaaaagggCAGAACATTGACCCTTTCGGAGCTTCTGATTGGTAAACAAGTGATACCGCAGGTCTATGAGAAACAAGCTAAGCGACCTATGAACGATCCTCGTGATCAAAGTCATGAGACTGAAAACTCCAAAGACAGCGGACATGGCGAGaagaataagaaaaaaataatGGCGGGGACCGAGCAATGCAAGGAGAATGAAACTTTGAGAACGACCGCTAATTCTCGAACACGTTCCCGTTCGCCTCCCTTTATTTCAAGAGCCAATGGAGATGACAATTGGAACATTCCAAAACATACAAACGATTTTCGTTCTGCAAGAGTAGGCAATAATATAAACATTAACAATACCACCTCCAATTCCAGTTGGAGGTGTTCCGAGTCACATTCAAATAGCAATGTAAATGAAAACTGGAACATTGCAAAAGATAGAAGACAAACATCCAATTATAGTAAAGATTACAGTTCTAGAGCAAACTCTAACAATGATAATTCTGGTTATTCTCGTCCTCTGTATGGAAGTGGTTTTAGTAATAGGCCTTGGCAGCAGCAGCAAAGGAATACTGCTCACCCTCCATGTCCTCCCTCCCAATATCGTCCACTTTCCAATAATTGGGATGACGACGACCGAAATTACAGGCTTTAAGCTACTTCTCTTTTTTGTCCTGCCCACATCAAGTCGTTATTCTAAAATCCACATTGACTACACTACATAGCATTATTGATTTAATGGAACTACAATTGTTCTAATTCTTCTAACAAACATTCAAATGATATCGCTCTTATAAATTGAAAATTTGTTACTCTCCACATGATATTATTAGAACCACCTTATGTATATTTTCTAGATAATTAGTTGTATATTTACTCCAAAGACAGCGGACATCGTCCACTTTCCAATAATTGGGATAACGACGACCAAAATTACTTACTTATCTTTTTTGTCATGCCCACATCAAGTCGTTATTCTAAAATCCACATTGACTACACTACATAGCATTATTGATTTAATGGAACTACAATTGTTCTACTTCTTCTAACAAACATTCAAATGATATCGCTCTTATAAATTGAAATTTGTTACTCTCGACATGATATTATTAGAACCATCTTATGTATATTTTCTAGATAATTTGAATTGAATACTGATAGttgtatatttaaaaataaatcttaGGACATTATAACGCTTTTAGCTAATTtgataattattttaatcattataaATAATTGTTTAATTTTTACACACAATAACTAGAATTACACTTCCAACATTCATCGTGTATAGAtactaattttaaaaatttgttatcttttatgTCTTCCATGTTATTAATCTTGTGAAATTAGCAAGGGGAATTGACCAAGAACTAGTAGGTTTTCTCACTTCAATCATCTCACAAAAGATCCACAAAAGTGTTCACTAACACTAAAAGTTCCAAAATGGGTACCATTTGTAAGTGCATAGGTTTTATGAATGTGTGACAACTTATGGCAATATTATGGTATCTTATATAGAAACGAGTTACATTTGGCATAATTCTATGTGATCATTTCTGAAAGCTAAGAATAAAATTAGAGCTAGGTGTGTCACAAATTTTCATGACACTTATATCTAAGAAATATCAATAGTGGCCTTATATATTTACTTTTATCTTCTAGCCCTATGTTTATggtgattttgtcaaatttttattATACTCTCGCTCTTCATTGACTAATTTGGccattttaatttttatacaaattATTCAACTTGTATTATCCATCGATGAGCCTCTATGTAAAGTCTCTATCATTGATAATTTATCAAGATTTAAATTGTTAAGGTGTAGCTCATATATAAATGACCTCTATTCATTTGACAACTAAGAAATAATTGGTATTACCTCATATCATATAGTCTATTCACTTTATTACTTAAAATAGTTACATCTGCTAGGAAGATCTCAAATGCAAATTAATTATTGTGAGCAACCCAGTAAATTAATTACTTTGTAGTAAATTATAAATTATACAAGGTTGATGAAATAGACATTACTTTTGCCACCTATTTTGAATCACAATAGagataatatatatttaaataataccTTTTAAAAACCTATAGAAGATAGAGAAACAAAAATTTCACAAATTGTTAGAATGATACACCTTAAATATGTAACATTGTAAAATATAACAAATGGTAATTGAATCCaatatgattttatttttggaTGGCCATTTCTTTTTACCAATCCAAATGGCATGGCCAATTCTTAGATGCCTATTTTGGATACAACTAAGtgataaaatcaaaatattttttacaattaAGTGGGGAACATTTACCTATTGAAAGGTATCATTTGTCCTAAGTAATACAAGAGCTACTTTCCAATCCATCATGGACATTGGTTAGAAAGAGTATGATCATTTAAATTGATGAccgaattttatttttgaaaaatataggACATCACATAGCTACCTAAGAAAATAATTACAAAGTGTAAAAATCATAGCATATCACTAAATCCAAGAAGTATGTGTTTGGTGTAATATAAGGAAATTTATTACGGTAATTTATATTTGAAGGTAGAATATCCTTTGATCTAGATAGAATAAAATTAATAATGAAGATCAAATTGCTAGTACTAAGAAAGAGCTAAATATTACTTTCATAATTAAATGTTTACAAATTATTACCAATCTTTTAGGATTGTTAGTACACTAAATTCTATGCTAAAAATGGATGTCAAAGTAGAATAGAATCTAAAAGCTAGGGTAGTTTCAAAGATATATAGAAAGATAAATTTTATGTACTTATTTTTGTGTCctaattaattaatattgtttTA contains these protein-coding regions:
- the LOC131858281 gene encoding uncharacterized protein LOC131858281; this translates as MSNANENGKQKQYSGMKKKNKKGRTLTLSELLIGKQVIPQVYEKQAKRPMNDPRDQSHETENSKDSGHGEKNKKKIMAGTEQCKENETLRTTANSRTRSRSPPFISRANGDDNWNIPKHTNDFRSARVGNNININNTTSNSSWRCSESHSNSNVNENWNIAKDRRQTSNYSKDYSSRANSNNDNSGYSRPLYGSGFSNRPWQQQQRNTAHPPCPPSQYRPLSNNWDDDDRNYRL